In a single window of the Daphnia carinata strain CSIRO-1 chromosome 4, CSIRO_AGI_Dcar_HiC_V3, whole genome shotgun sequence genome:
- the LOC130687696 gene encoding sec1 family domain-containing protein 1-like, whose amino-acid sequence MGSSIRERQINLLKQMINFNQPITKSTIMEPSWKILVYDKYGQDIISPILSVKELQEFGVTLHVQLHSPRDPVPDVPAIYFCLPTEENLGRISQDLQNQLYESYYFNFISSISRQRLEDLASAAINAQSVAQILKVCDQYLNFISLEDDLFILRNQNSDMISYYSMNKGEITDTEMNNILDGIVDSLFSLFATLGTVPVIRSPKGNAAEMVAEKLDKKLRESLRDTRSGLFTSDLTQSFGFQRPLLVLLDRNLDMATPLHHTWTYQALVHDVLDFSLNRVVVQEPENDTSHQQEGHRHSHPPKAKIKTCDLNPSDKFWVSYRGSPFPTVAESIQEELEDYKASESEVKRLKESMGLDPDGEAAMSLISNTTAKLTSAVSSLPQLLERKRLLDMHTTIATAILEQIKQRKLDLLLEVEEKVMSKNALDRSVLDIISDPECGTPDDKLRLFLVYFICSPNMTESETDQYATALQAAGCNLAALRYLKRWKSCSKIVSGSSQYSGGGTRTVNMFTKLMSQGSNFVMEGVKNLVVKKHNLPVTRIVDNLMELKPSPETDEYRYFDPKLLKPGEGVSAAPLKSRAQFQDAIVFMVGGGTYAEYQNLVDYAKSKTVGGNAKKIVYGCSTLNNGNQFLKQLALLGEDIQ is encoded by the exons ATGGGGTCTTCAATAAGAGAAAGGCAGATCA ATCTGCTGAAGCAAATGATCAATTTCAACCAACCGATAACCAAATCAACTATCATGGAACCATCATGGAAAATACTGGTGTATGACAAGTATGGACAGGATATCATATCTCCCATTTTATCAGTCAAGGAACTACAAGAATTTGGTGTGACACTCCATGTCCAACTTCATTCACCTCGAGATCCTGTTCCTGATGTACCTGCCATTTATTTCTGTCTACCAACAGAGGAGAACCTAGGACGAATTAGCCAAGATCTACAAAATCAACTGTATGAATCATATTACTTCAACTTCATTTCATCAATATCCCGCCAAAGATTGGAAGACTTGGCTTCTGCTGCAATCAATGCTCAGAGTGTTGCCCAGATCTTAAAAGTTTGTGATCAATACctgaatttcatttccttgGAAGATGATTTGTTTATCCTCAGAAACCAGAACAGTGACATGATATCCTATTACT CTATGAACAAGGGAGAAATCACAGATACAGAAATGAACAATATATTAGATGGAATTGTAGATAGCTTATTCTCCCTGTTTGCGACATTGG GCACTGTTCCAGTGATTCGGAGCCCAAAAGGAAATGCAGCTGAGATGGTAGCTGAAAAACTTGATAAGAAATTGAGAGAGAGTTTGAGAGATACTCGCAGCGGCCTTTTTACGTCCGACTTGACGCAGAGTTTTGG ATTTCAAAGGCCGTTACTGGTTCTTCTCGATCGCAACTTGGATATGGCTACACCTCTTCATCACACGTGGACTTATCAAGCCCTTGTCCATGATGTTTTGGACTTCTCGTTAAATCGTGTAGTCGTACAAGAACCAGAGAATGATACTAGCCATCAGCAGGAGGGTCATCGGCATTCTCATCCGCCTaaagcgaaaataaaaacgtgcGACCTAAACCCTTCCGACAAGTTTTGGGTTTCCTATAGAGGCAGCCCGTTTCCAACAGTGGCTGAATCCATTCAAGAAGAACTGGAAGACTATAAAGCTTCAGAAAGTGAAGTGAAGCGATTGAAAGAATCAATG GGATTAGATCCTGATGGAGAAGCTGCCATGAGTTTAATATCCAACACAACGGCGAAACTTACGTCAGCTGTAAGCTCTCTGCCCCAGCTTCTGGAGAGGAAGCGGCTACTAGATATGCATACCACCATAGCAacag CTATCCTGGAGCAAATCAAGCAAAGGAAATTGGACCTATTGCTCGAAGTGGAGGAAAAGGTTATGAGCAAAAacgccttagaccgctcggtTTTGGACATCATAAGTGATCCGGAATGTGGAACTCCAGACGATAAACTTAGGCTCTTCCTGGTCTATTTTATTTGTTCACCAAACATGACTGAG TCCGAGACTGACCAGTATGCTACAGCCCTTCAGGCTGCTGGATGCAATTTAGCAGCTTTGCGCTATTTAAAGCGTTGGAA GTCTTGCAGCAAGATAGTGTCTGGTTCAAGCCAATACTCAGGAGGCGGAACCAGAACAGTGAACATGTTTACTAAACTAATGTCTCAGGGCTCAAATTTCGTCATGGAGGGTGTTAAGAACTTAGTTGTCAAGAAACAC AATTTACCTGTAACACGAATTGTCGACAATTTAATGGAACTTAAGCCTTCACCAGAAACAGATGAGTATCGCTATTTCGATCCAAAGTTATTGAAACCTGGTGAAGGCGTTAGTGCCGCTCCTCTTAAAAGCCGGGCCCAATTCCAAGATGCAATTGTATTTATGGTGGGCGGAGGGACCTACGCCGAATATCAAAATTTGGTCGACTATGCTAAG tcgAAAACGGTGGGAGGCAACGCCAAGAAAATTGTTTACGGATGTTCTACTCTTAACAATGGGAACCAATTTCTAAAACAG TTGGCATTATTGGGTGAAGATATCCAGTAA
- the LOC130687688 gene encoding WD repeat-containing protein 36-like, which translates to MTNTVGNCESFVDASRIFTGHRALGLVSNHIPLVTKYIPQRKETLIVTVIGNSYHTYGSNKLSLLGVGRAHEDDITCLAGDTYRVYTASGHTIKVWKRSTELCNEFKGHEKPIHLMLPFGPHLLAVDEANYLKVWDINAAEVSFELSFNPETFCISALMHPVTYINKILFGSTQGTMQLWNLKTGKMVFAFNGWNSPITILEQAPAVDVVAVGLASGDIVLHNLKFDETVMKFKQEWGPITALTFRTDGAPIMITGSTQGHLAIWDLEQQALVQQHRHAHRGAITGLKALTAEPIIITSSRDNSLKMWIFDQSDGGVRLLRERCGHKAPPIRLRFHDQLGEWILSTGLDSSLRAFSTVADLLHRNLGTAHYNQKKARRVGLEKAGAKMPPIITFASESVRDKEWDSIAAVHRRYCNVTTWSFHRSTMGEHRLTHKRFVDNMALAKSSATCVTVTACGNFAIVGYDTGHVDRYNMQSGIHRAAYIREDTEKSSELPFTRNAVRGVASDGLNQVVLGVFANGQLNTWNFKSGEIVRETNLEVAPSFIEINRHSGLLAIAMEDFSIAIVEVETGKIVRRLLGHDGRLTDLAFSPDARWVVSSAQDCSIRTWDLPTGTCIDYFLVPKSCVSLSFSANGSFLATAHVDDLGIYLWNNQSLYTQVSLRSLEANFQPKVAPLPGSAARSSCSEIEEGETMEEDEQFASPEQISDSLVTLSLLPDSRWKNLLNLDVIKRRNRPKEPPKSQKLAPFFLTNTNSIEAIANSQKESGSRILESSSAIPFAIPLTPWASKLNLAGKPEEYAAVIEELKAMGPSAIDTEIRSLSPHLGGSTHLLSQFLTSISVVLESKRNYEVVQAYLGLFLKVHASSLSEEHDLCKRAEKLSGVLKESWSTLQSNFESTLCLVSFFMNAVI; encoded by the exons ATGACGAATACAGTTGGTAATTGTGAAAGTTTCGTAGATGCAAGTCGCATATTCACTGGACATCGTGCATTGGGCCTTGTCAGCAATCACATTCCTTTGGTTACAAAATATATTCCTCAAAGGAAAGAGACGCTTATTGTTACTGTCATTGGAAATTCTTACCACACCTATGGG TCAAACAAATTAAGCCTGCTGGGTGTTGGGAGAGCACATGAAGATGACATCACATGTCTTGCAGGTGACACCTATCGGGTATACACAGCCAGTGGCCATACTATCAAAGTCTGGAAAAGAAGCACTGAACTTTGCAATGAGTTTAAGGGACATGAAAAGCCTATTCATCTCATGTTGCCATTTGGTCCTCATCTACTTGCAGTCGATGAAGCAAATTATCTTAAAGTCTGGGACATAAATGCAGCAGAAGTCAGCTTTGAGCTCAGTTTCAATCCTGAAACTTTTTGCATTTCAGCTTTGATGCATCCCGTCACCTACattaataaaattctttttggaaGTACACAAGGTACAATGCAGTTGTGGAACCTGAAAACGGGTAAAATGGTCTTTGCATTTAATGGTTGGAACAGTCCAATCACTATCTTGGAACAAGCTCCTGCTGTGGATGTTGTGGCTGTTGGATTGGCATCAGGAGACATTGTCTTGcataatttgaaatttgatgaGACTGTGATGAAGTTCAAGCAAGAATGGGGTCCAATCACTGCTCTAACCTTCAGGACTGATGGTGCTCCAATTATGATCACTGGAAGCACACAAGGTCATCTAGCTATTTGGGACTTAGAACAGCAAGCTCTCGTCCAACAACATCGCCATGCACATCGCGGAGCTATTACAGGATTGAAAGCTTTAACCGCAGAGCCCATAATAATTACGTCATCCCGTGATAATTCATTAAAA ATGTGGATTTTTGACCAGTCAGACGGTGGTGTGCGACTACTTCGTGAGCGTTGCGGTCATAAGGCTCCACCCATCCGGTTGAGATTTCACGATCAGCTTGGCGAATGGATTCTTTCGACTGGATTAGATTCCTCCCTGCGAGCATTCTCAACCGTTGCAGATCTTCTACACCGAAACTTGGGCACTGCGCACTATAACCAAAAGAAAGCTCGGCGGGTAGGTCTAGAAAAGGCTGGCGCGAAAATGCCACCCATTATTACCTTCGCCTCAG agTCGGTTAGAGATAAAGAATGGGATTCTATAGCAGCTGTCCATCGACGCTATTGTAACGTAACGACGTGGTCGTTCCACAGATCAACAATGGGCGAACACAGACTAACGCACAAGCGATTTGTCGATAATATGGCCCTAGCTAAATCATCTGCAACT TGTGTAACTGTTACAGCTTGCGGAAATTTTGCAATTGTCGGGTATGATACGGGCCACGTCGATCGTTACAATATGCAATCAGGGATTCACCGTGCAGCTTACATTCGCGAAGATACTGAAAAATCATCTGAATTGCCATTTACCCGTAATGCCGTTCGGGGGGTTGCATCAGATGGTCTTAATCAG GTGGTTTTGGGAGTATTTGCTAATGGTCAGTTAAATACGTGGAACTTCAAGTCTGGAGAAATTGTGAGAGAAACAAATCTCGAGGTGGCTCCTAGTTTTATTGAAATTAACAGACACAG TGGGCTTCTGGCTATCGCAATGGAAGATTTTTCTATTGCCATCGTGGAAGTAGAAACGGGCAAAATTGTTCGCCGGCTTCTTGGACATGATGGGCGGTTAACTGACTTGGCGTTCAGTCCGGATGCTCGTTGGGTGGTATCGTCTGCTCAAGACTGTAGTATTCGAACCTGGGATCTGCCTACTGGAAC GTGTATCGATTATTTTCTTGTTCCGAAGTCCTGTGTTTCCCTGTCCTTCAGTGCCAATGGTAGTTTTCTTGCAACAGCGCACGTGGACGATCTTGGCATTTATTTGTGGAATAATCAGTCACTCTATACGCAAGTGTCTTTGCGGTCACTGGAAGCAAATTTCCAACCTAAAGTGGCTCCTTTACCAGGATCTGCTGCAAGGAGCAGCTGTTCCGAAATCGAAGAGGGTGAAACAATGGAAGAAGATGAACAGTTTGCATCTCCGGAACAAATTTCCGACTCTCTTGTGACGCTTTCACTACTTCCTGATTCCAGGTGGAAGAACCTTCTGAATCTTGATGTTATCAAA CGACGCAACAGGCCTAAAGAGCCACCGAAGTCGCAGAAACTTGCTCCTTTTTTCCTCACAAACACCAATAGCATTGAAGCGATAGCAAACAGCCAGAAAGAATCCGGTTCTCGCATTTTGGAATCATCCAGCGCAATACCATTCGCAATACCCTTAACTCCATGGGCCAGCAAACTTAACCTTGCAGGGAAACCAGAAGAAT ATGCGGCTGTTATAGAAGAGCTCAAAGCAATGGGACCCTCAGCCATCGATACAGAAATTCGGTCCCTTAGTCCTCATCTAGGAGGATCAACCCATCTGCTATCCCAGTTCTTAACTTCCATCTCTGTCGTACTGGAATCTAAGCGTAACTATGAAGTCGTCCAAGCCTATTTAggcctttttttaaaggtacaTGCTAGTTCTTTGAGCGAGGAGCATGATTTGTGCAAACGAGCAGAAAAATTGTCGGGGGTGCTTAAGGAAAGTTGGTCAACACTTCAATCCAACTTCGAGAGCACACTTTGTTTGGTTTCCTTCTTCATGAATGCTGTTATCTaa
- the LOC130687710 gene encoding tol-Pal system protein TolA-like, with protein MNSTLILIAIFGFITLVPATPQEKASSAEETSRDKRGYENEYVTGGGYGSGHAAGSVGAAAIAQQAANIAKAAHNAQYAAGAQAAHQAKATLAAQATLAAQQAQAIVAAKQAQAAQISQAAQAAQAAAFAESAQAAQAAQAVQAAEATKLQALQQAQALTLAAKAAQTHAASAIASLHAAQAQQASQSQMAYQAQANAQALLAKHQSALADLAGAQLAANKAYSAAQGAQANAVVGNGHAQGSYTTTVQKTISHVSAGSHY; from the exons atgaattccACCTTGATTTTGATCGCAATCTTTG GTTTTATTACACTGGTTCCTGCCACACCACAGGAAAAGGCCAGCAGTGCAGAGGAAACTTCTAGG GACAAACGTGGTTACGAAAATGAATACGTAACTGGCGGAGGTTATGGAAGTGGACACGCAGCTGGTTCCGTGGGCGCTGCTGCGATTGCCCAGCAAGCTGCCAACATTGCAAAGGCAGCTCATAATGCACAGTACGCCGCTGGAGCCCAGGCTGCGCACCAGGCTAAAGCTACCCTTGCCGCTCAGGCGACTTTGGCTGCCCAACAAGCTCAAGCAATTGTAGCTGCAAAGCAAGCTCAGGCCGCCCAAATATCTCAAGCGGCGCAAGCAGCACAGGCCGCCGCGTTTGCGGAATCGGCACAGGCTGCTCAAGCTGCCCAAGCTGTTCAGGCAGCTGAAGCAACCAAATTACAGGCTCTTCAACAGGCTCAGGCGCTGACTTTGGCAGCAAAAGCTGCCCAAACCCACGCTGCTTCCGCCATTGCTTCCTTACATGCTGCCCAGGCTCAACAAGCCTCACAGTCCCAAATGGCTTATCAAGCGCAAGCAAATGCACAAGCTTTACTTGCCAAACATCAGTCTGCTCTAGCTGATCTCGCCGGTGCCCAACTTGCGGCCAATAAG GCTTATTCTGCTGCCCAGGGTGCGCAAGCTAACGCTGTTGTAGGAAATGGACATGCCCAGGGATCGTATACAACAACAGTGCAGAAAACCATTAGCCACGTATCTGCTGGTTCACATTATTAA